One genomic segment of Ipomoea triloba cultivar NCNSP0323 chromosome 9, ASM357664v1 includes these proteins:
- the LOC116030356 gene encoding auxin-responsive protein SAUR68-like, with product MISSKKLIKLAKRWQKFAAIRRKRISFSRQNDDADSCSTSAVTKGHFAIYTADQKRFVVPLSYLENDIIRQLLNMSEEEFGIPSDGPITLPCDAAFLDYIISLLSRGLSKELENALLISVTSYRCSLGSLHQEGLRNQELLVC from the coding sequence ATGATCAGTTCCAAGAAACTCATCAAGTTGGCTAAAAGATGGCAGAAATTTGCTGCCATCCGAAGAAAAAGGATTTCATTTTCAAGACAAAATGATGATGCGGATAGCTGCAGTACTTCTGCAGTTACCAAGGGTCATTTTGCTATCTACACAGCTGATCAAAAGCGGTTTGTTGTCCCTCTGTCGTATCTCGAGAATGATATTATCAGGCAACTCTTAAACATGTCGGAAGAAGAATTTGGGATTCCAAGTGATGGGCCTATTACACTACCATGTGATGCAGCCTTCTTGGACTACATCATCTCGCTTCTTAGCCGAGGATTATCCAAAGAACTCGAGAATGCATTGCTCATATCAGTTACTTCATATCGGTGTTCATTAGGTTCATTGCACCAAGAAGGGTTGAGAAATCAAGAATTGCTAGTTTGTTGA